The Megalops cyprinoides isolate fMegCyp1 chromosome 11, fMegCyp1.pri, whole genome shotgun sequence genomic sequence GAACGAGTACGAGATCTACAGCTTGAGCGGGATGAAGCACGAGAACATCCTGCACTTCATCGGCGCTGAGAAGAGGGGCACCAACATGGACGTAGAGCTGTGGCTTATCACTGCTTACCACGAGAAGGTAACCACTGCGGCCCTGCTAGCAGGCCAAGGTTGACTTCTGAGTCCTCTACCTGAGACttattaatgtaaaacattccACAAGAAAATACCTGTCTCTTTGCACATAATATATAGGAAATGCCTTTTCTCCACAAGGACACTACTGTCAGAAGGTAATTACTCTTTGGTCACACAATCACCTTCCTTTGGAAGTCAGCTGAGGTCTTTTCCTAATGGAATTCTTGTAGTGAAATGCTTTTCAGAGCACAAAGTGTTTGTGTAGCAGGAAACGCACTGTACTGAAAATGTCTATGCAGCCCAACTGGAGAATACTTGCTAGGTGTGCCCTCCAGTGGTTAAAAGGCTCAACTACAAGTAGTATAGTGGTTGAAAATAGAATGGGTCAGAGTGACTTGTAGGGATTATTTGGTGCTGGTTTTAGCTCTGTGTTAGTAAAGGTGAATCTCTTCCAGGGTTCTCTGACTGATTACCTGAAGGCCAACGTGGTGTCTTGGAACGAGCTGTGCCACATCGCCCAGACGATGGCCAGAGGCCTGGCCTACCTCCACGAGGACATCCCCGGCCTGAAGGACGGCCACAAGCCCGCCATCGCCCACAGGTGAGCGCCCGCCGGCCGCTCCGTGACTCGCGTGTCCTCTGCCACGCGTCCTGGCGGTCCGTCCACTCCCAGACGTCTGTCATTCCGCGTCTGGCTTCCGCCGCGGGCTGCATTATTTATGGCCGTCTCCGGGGAGAAGCATTTTCCCTAAGAGCTGCGGGGCCCACCTCTCGGCTAATGTCATCTGACAGCACGCTTCATTATGAATGATAAATGATGTTCACCTCCCCGCTTCATCCCCGCAGTCGAGTAATGTATTCCTCCCATCCTCGAGAGCGCGTCTCCCCTGGAATATGCAGATGCAGTTACGGTGTCCTACTTCGCCcgtcctccctcccctccctctctccctcctctctctcattcacgTGTCACTCTCGCCCCTCCGCACGGCAGGGACATCAAGAGCAAGAATGTGCTGCTGAAGAGCAACCTGACGGCCTGCATCGCTGACTTCGGCCTGGCTCTGAAGTTCGAGGCGGGGAAGTCTGCCGGCGACACACACGGGCAGGTGAGCCCACCACAACACAACTGTATCTACACAAGAGTAATTACCTCACATTACCTCACACTGttgtcttttagcagacgctcgtATCCacagagacttacataggttacagttctgtccatttatatagcaggatatttactgaggcaatcctgggtcaagtactttgcccaaggctagagcagcagtgccccagaggggaatcaaagCAGCACCCTTTGGTTTGgagccctgctacttaccattatgctacactgctgcccgttTGGAGAATGGTCAAGAGGATTCAACACTCACACTGCTGTACTATGTAGTGTATAGTGATGTAAGAAAGGAGGAGTGGGAAATAAACCTCTACATTTTGTTGGAATTTTGTCTGAAACCccacaaaacaaagcagtttATAGGTCACTCcacctttttaatgttttcGGGGGCTTATGCACTGTTACAGCAAGCAGCAGGAAAAGGTGCTTGCCCGAATCTATGGTTGAGCCCTAGAGCAGACCGTGGCAGCGGTACCTTGTGGAGTACAGGGGATTGAACAGATGCTGCGTGTGTGGAAGTGACTGTTGGTGGCCTGAGCCTGATGAACccaggagagacacagacatgtgGGAGGCAGCAAATACACTGTACTGAAAATGAGCTGAGCAGAGCCTGGTGTTAGCTGATCAGCAGGAGACTCGGGACTCGACTGTACGAGTACATACCTGATATCGGTGAATCCCTCTGGCGCTTGCAGGTGGGCACCCGCCGGTACATGGCTCCGGAGGTCCTGGAGGGGGCCATCAACTTCCAGCGCGACGCCTTCCTGAGGATAGACATGTACGCCGTGGGGCTGGTGCTGTGGGAGCTGGCGGCCCGCTGCACTGCGGCCGACGGTAAGACCGGCCAAACCCAGCGGCACACAGACGCTTCCGCTGTCCTGTCCGGGGCTACAGCAAGGGGGAAAGCAACCTTGACTACCACACTTCTAGTGCATAAAAGGAtgtacaataccagtcaaaagtttggacatgaCTTTTATTCTTTACTATTACTCTGAattgtggaaaatggtaaaaataaagacatcaaaactatgaaataacacaaattatgcagtgaccaaaaaagtgttaaacaaaactatcttatatttcagactcttcaaagtagccaaaaaaatttataaattaaaggaaatagattcacacacaggctcaacttcactgtttatatttgtctaagtattaaatttcaagcatttgagCATAAGTTgttagatcaaaatgtctttgaatgcatgtttcccattattttattcaggtgtgtccaaacctttgactggtactctaTGTATTCATACAGTGTTGTGGGAGCTTTTTCAGATGATTGGCAAAGCAATGTGGCTGTAGTCCTCCATTGGTCCACCAGGGGTCCTTCTGATCACAGGAATACAGCCAACAGTACAACCCCATACAGCCGGCCAGCAACAGCAGGATATAATTATCAGTTCACCTGCAGAGCTGTGCCTCAGGCCAATACTTATTAATGGTCTCGGACCATGCTGATAAGTTAATGGAACAGGCGCGATTCCTCTGTTCCGTAATGAGTGTGGATCCTACTGGATCTTGACTTGTTCACCTGTATCAGGTACATGGTGGCCCTCTGATTTCTAAGAAAGGTCAGTGACGGCGATCTTGATGCGAACTGATGGCGCATCTAATGAAGCAGGtatcacacagagctgaatgtgATGCCCACGAAAAGAGCCTGAAAGACAGTGCGTCCCCACACTCGGGCCCCCAGGTTCTAGATTCACACCTCTGCTGCGGGTTTAAAAAAACGGGCTCTCCGCTCCAGCAGGTGTGCAGCAGGCCCAGTAGGAGATGCTGCATCATTTGCGGTATACGTGTGCATCACTGCGGGCTGTGAGCGCACTGAACCCCACAGCAGGGGTTCACTACATGCCCCTCTGTTCCCAGGCCCCGTGGATGAGCATATGCTGCCTTTTGAGGAAGAGGTGGGCCAGCACCCATCCCTGGAAGACATGCAGGAGGTGGTCGTCCACAAGAAGCTGCGGCCGACGCTGAGGGAGTGCTGGCAGAAACACGCAGTGAGTACTGAGAGAGTGCAGGCGGAAACACAGTCAGTACTGAGGGAGTGCAGGCGGAAACACAGTCAGTACTGAGAGAgtgcaggcagaaacacacGGTCAGTACTGAGGGAgtgcaggcagaaacacacGGTCAGTACTGAGAGAgtgcaggcagaaacacacGGTCAGTACTGAGAGAgtgcaggcagaaacacacGGTCAGTACTGAGAGAGTGCATACAGAAACAGTCAGTACTGAGAGAgtgcaggcagaaacacacGGTCAGTACTGAGAGAgtgcaggcagaaacacacGGTCAGTACTGAGAGAgtgcaggcagaaacacacGGTCAGTACTGAGAGAGTGCGTACAGAAACACACGGTCAGTACTGAGGGAgtgcatacagaaacacacGGTCAGTACTGAGAGAgtgcaggcagaaacacacGGTCAGTACTGAGAGAgtgcaggcagaaacacacGGTCAGTACTGAGAGAGTGCGTACAGAAACACACGGTCAGTACTGAGAGAgtgcaggcagaaacacacGGTCAGTACTGAGAGAgtgcaggcagaaacacacGGTCAGTACTGAGGGAGTGCAGGCGGAAACACACGGTCAGTACTGAGAGAgtgcaggcagaaacacacGGTCAGTACTGAGGGAGTGCAGGCGGAAACACACGGTCAGTACTGAGAGAGTGCATACAGAAACAGTCAGTACTGAGAGAGTGCAGGCAGAAGCACACGGTCAGTACTGAGAGAgtgcatacagaaacacacGGTCAGTATTGAGAgtgcaggcagaaacacacGGTCAGTACTGAGAGAgtgcaggcagaaacacacGGTCAGTACTGAGAGAgtgcaggcagaaacacacGGTCAGTACTGAGGGAgtgcaggcagaaacacacGGTCAGTACTGAGAGAgtgcaggcagaaacacacGGTCAGTACTGAGGGAgtgcaggcagaaacacacGATCAGTACTGAGGGAgtgcatacagaaacacacGGTCAGTACTGAGAGAgtgcaggcagaaacacacGGTCAGTACGGAGAGAGTGCGTACAGAAACACACGGTCAGTACTGAGGGAgtgcatacagaaacacacagtcagtattgagagagtgcaggcagaaacacagtcagtactgagagagtgcaggcagaaacacagtcaGTACTGAGAGAGTGCAGGCAGAAACACATGGTCAGTACGGAGAGAGTGCGTACAGAAACACATGGTTAGGTATTTAGGGAACTGGTCAGATTTGACCTCTGATGTCCATATTTGTGCAGGTTACTGTACGTTGCACTGTGGATGTACTGTTGTGAGGAAAGCAATGCTCTGAGAATCTTTGTAAATGATACTGTATTTGTGGCCACAGTCATCCCACTGTCTAGACAGTAACCACAGTATCTGTCTGGAATCAGtgttgagtttttttcccctcatttgaGGGTCAGGATgggttttttaaaaagctgtttttactgcttttcAGCATGGTGATGTCCTCCATTCCTCTCTTTAAGTACAGGTTTTTTCTTCATCTAACTGTCAGCAGACATAAGTAAGCCAAAAGAGTGTCATATTACTGTGCGGTAATGAATCAGGGTGCAGTTACAATCCACGCTCAGAGGAGAAGCTTGCTAAAGTCTAATCTCTCAGGTATTTTCACTGAACAATCAGGAAGGAGTGactttatcatttaaaaaaaagtgtcactGTATCACCAAAGTTAagttttacattcttcaaaatgttttggtagGTGCTAAAATGAATTTCTATTATTATTGAGTAAGGCTCCAAGGATGTTTTAATGATCTCGTAACGAGCTCGTGTTTTAATGAACCCTCAGACAAACAGATAGATGAAGATAAACTTCAAATTTCTTATAATAATGCTATCCATTACAGACAAAATTATTGGTAATTCAgttgaatgcatttattgatgTATCAAAAAGCGAGGGTCATATTTCACCACTTTTTAAACCACTTTTCCTTATTAGTAGCTCATTCTGTAGCTAATGGGGTGTAAATTGGGCTGTCACGTATCAGAAACTAAATGCCCAACCGCAGGTCAAATGGGTACTGGGGTTGTTTTGCAGTTAAAGGTAATAATGCTCAGGGTGTGCAGTGAGGTTTTCGCTGTTGTGGTATGTGGGTTTGACTGAAACGCGGGGCGTGAGAGTTCTGTAGCAGTGATGGGAAGGGGGAGCGTGAGGCCTGGAGATGCAGTGTAAGCGTAACCGCTGTGCACCTCCCCCCCCGCAGGGCCTGGCCATGCTGTGCGAGACCATCGAGGAGTGCTGGGATCACGAGGCGGAGGCGCGGCTCTCCGCTGGCTGCGTGGAGGAGCGCGTCATCCAGATGCAGCGGCAGACCAACGTCATCGCCCCCGAGGAGATCGTCACCGTCGTCACCATGGTGACCAATGTGGACTTCCCGCCCAAAGAGTCCAGCTTATGATGGCCGTGGCGGTgacgcggggggggggtgggggccgCTCGGCGCCCCAGCGgagggggtaaaaaaaaaaaataattaaaaaagaaacgaaaaaacaaaaacgaacgCGGTGACCGACGGGAGCTTGTCTCCGGAGCTGCTGAGCCGGACCCAGCCGGATCCAGCCGGATCCATCCGGATCCTCCCGGAGGCACGTTGCGCTGTTTGTGTACAGAGGACATGGCTGCCCACGTTCAGGAATATCTGCACCCAGACTTGGTTTCTGCCAACTACATTTAGTTACATGTGTGCCTGAAGACATACACCTGGCTCCAGCGGTAAGCCAGAGAGACGATACTTACGTCATTCAAATCAGGATCCTTCACAGGAAGACACTAAAAGTAGAAACATTGTCTGCTTGGCAACAGGTCATTGTCATTTGAATCAGACTTTGGGCaggtatttttcttttgtattgaAGACAAAAAAGGACTTCCTCTAATGGACTTCTGCTAGTTTTTctaagaaagaagaaaaaaaaaataataaaaaaagactgagaCCCCAcacagttcatttcatttcagtataaaAAGGGcaacttgtttttaaatgcaatgttgtttttgtgtttatataacTGACTATTGTAATGCCAATAAGAAACGGCTTCTGAATGTGTAGTGTTCTGCTGCTGTACATATatcaatgagaaaaaaaacatggtaatCAAGGTTCTTTGTTGGGATTCACTTCCAAGCATTACTTTAAATAACCATAAACCTCCCTCAACAAGGTATACCTCAGTTCCACCTCTGACGAATAACAAGTTTTCTTTAACGCTAAAAACAATCCAAAATGATCGGATGACATCTGTTTGGTattgatgcattttaaataagaaaaaaaaagaaaaaaaaacagatgacaacAGCATTTATAACGGAGTATGCCAAGAGATGATGGCCATTTATACACCGGAGTTTCtgccttgtttatttttttttcctttaaatgttttgtgtattattgtttttgccctgctgtttttaaaagtaattgttctttaattgtttaattattatttttgtttataattttttttcctttaaaaatatagtGAGAAAGAAACCCTAAAAATTTGGacttcagaaacattttaaagcactTCCCTATTTAGGTTTGCTGTGTCTATGGAATATTTAAGGATATACGCAtgccttttttaatttattttttttttaatgccccTCTGTGAGTTACGAGTCTGGTATCTGAGGCTGAAACCTGTTGATTCCGTTTGATGGACAcgtgttttcctctctctctctctctctctctctctctctctctctctctctctctgtatgttgctctctctgctgtaccCGTATCAGTGTATCCACACACCTCAGGAAGCTTCCTTTCTAgaaacccctctctctgctttgagCCACAAGTgacttctctccctctctcatcctgGTGCCATTATTTACAGCAAAATCCTCAACACGGATGGAGTGGTGTTGTGTTAGGCCCTGTGGAATAGGACACAAGCCACAGACTGCGTCAGCCTCTGgcaggtggggaaaaaaaaggatggcAGAGTATTGGTAGCTATAAATGAACACACTGTAGCCATGTGGTCAGAGCTGAGCGTAACTCGATTGCAGCGATTGGCCGAAGCATTGTCCTGGAAGTCAGCTGGTGCAGGAGTTATGCTAACCTTTGTATTCGCTCTCCTCTTGGACATGTCctgtgttgtctttttaaaaacaggagCTGCAACAACGTTCAGGGATACAGTACTATGCTTTACTAAATTAATTATATGCAATCAGTGGAGGTACAGTAACGTTGCCTCGGCGCGGGCAACTTTTACACAACTGTAGCATTTTTAAAacgtgttttatttatttacagactATCGAGGGGCCAGAGCGTTAACTCAAAGGGGCAGGTGCCAACTTCACTGTACGCTGTACAGGAATGCTCCTCTACGGCTCCCAAGAGGCCTCCCCCTCTGGTGTCGACCTGGTGCTCCTGCCCCAGtaagaggtgggggggagggggggggggggggtggccaaCCTCAGCTcagatcatttttttcactACTGTAAAGACCTTTCCACACCGGACCTTCGCAGCTTTCTGCACCTCTCATTTCACGAGCAGATCTCCGTCTAGCGTGTGGGAGGTGGGGGAACGTGGAATGGCAAAACTAGTCACCAGTCTCcgagcagggaggggagggaccGGCACATATGCAATCTTGTTGTGTGCACCTGCCACCCGCATCCTTCACTGTTTTTTGTCCTTGTgctaaagaaaaatgaatgtagcCATGTGAAACCGGAACCCCCCCGCCCAGGAGGGGGTTGCTTGTATTGTTTGGGTGTCATTTgtctcccccaaacccccccccccccccctttctttttttttttttttttttggaaatacgAAAGACGTCTCAGTCGACACCAGTCCTCACCTATTGCTGTACAGATGTTTCCACCTACAGAGCTCAGATCCCTTCTTGTTACTGTGTTTCAGGTCTGCGCTTTTATTCTCCAAGGAatacttttattcttttttcccgTTAATAAAAAAGCCAAATCCCTCCTCTGATCATTGGCTGCAGACTTCATGGAAATGCAcagtatgtaaatatgaatgtcGTTTTTAGATTGTGAATTTAGCATGAGgttgttttgccattttatatcacaaagcaaaaaaaaaaatccttcataAAGTAATTATTCCAAAATaagattttattgttattttgtatatctatatttttaattgtactAATTTATGTCAAGGCCCAAAGTCCACCTATCCTTTTCCATTAAGACACTACAAATGACACCCTGGATTGACACATTGTTTACCTCAGACATCTCAGCTAATGCGTAACCTTCTCACCGTATCGCTGAGGCATTGTAACAACAACGTAACATTGGTACAATGGTTCAGCAGCATGGTGAGAACGTTTAATGGGATTTGACCAGCAGTGTTTTCTACAAAGCAGTTTCAGTTAAAGTGACACACATTACCTCTCGATTATGCCAGAAAGCTAATACTGCTAAACCGTGTTAGCTTGGATTCTCTCTAGCTACCGATGTTCTGTGTGTCTTGGGCACAGACAACTGTACTACTGTCAaacttgccattttttttattgttttgcaagTATTTAACAGTTTCAGAGGCCTGGTTGGAAGTGATTGTTAAATATTGTACAGATAAATTGTATGCTATTCCCCCCTAAAATAAAGTATAGTGACTGCTCTGCTTGGTCTCTACGATTCACTGTTTAAGAGCTAATAGAATGCCCTGGTTGTCACATTTTGGTTTGTTATGTAGTTAGCTGTATAACTGCTATGTTTGTGACACTGATGTGCGTAGGCACACTTGGAATTGTGACTTGTGTGCTGCTTAACACAACTATAAAGGAagtaaaatactgaaattatCATGTTAGATAATGAGCCCAAGAGAATATTTTTCCAATTGAATTTGAATAGACTGCATTGTCAGTGAGCGTATATTTCTCATTCATTATATACCCTTATCCTGGGTAACTTAATGAATATGACAAGAAATGGCAAATATATGCAAACgtctgtaaaatatgtaattggCCTGCTAttcaaaaatgtacagaattaTGTAATCATACAACCACAAAGTAGAACTTACCACGGTAATAAACAGATAAAGATTATTCCTCTCATCCCCAAGATGGATCACCACATTGAAGTTATCAACTAACAAGTGACTTGATGTGGTGCTTCCTGCAGGTGTAAATACGCACCATTTTTGAAACTGTAATTCTAAAGTCCACTAGATGGCGGTagctttctgctgtttttttttcccctcagttgtCACAATACTGCAAGTTCTTGTGCTGTGTAGTGGCTTCACATATGTAAAAGAATATTACTCTGGGTAGCTTCA encodes the following:
- the LOC118785500 gene encoding activin receptor type-2A isoform X2; this encodes MGAATKLAFAVFLISCSSGAILGRSETQECVYYNVSWEKDRTNRSGIEPCFGEKDKRRHCFATWKNISGSIEIVKQGCWLDDVNCYDSSECVEKKEDPDVFFCCCEGNMCNEKFFYSPDTQLVQTTSNPFPQKPQLFNTLLYSLVPIMGIAAIVLFSFWMYRHHKLAYPPVLVPTQDPGPTPPSPILGQKPLQLLEIKARGRFGCVWKAQLLNDYVAVKIFPIQDKQSWQNEYEIYSLSGMKHENILHFIGAEKRGTNMDVELWLITAYHEKGSLTDYLKANVVSWNELCHIAQTMARGLAYLHEDIPGLKDGHKPAIAHRDIKSKNVLLKSNLTACIADFGLALKFEAGKSAGDTHGQVGTRRYMAPEVLEGAINFQRDAFLRIDMYAVGLVLWELAARCTAADGPVDEHMLPFEEEVGQHPSLEDMQEVVVHKKLRPTLRECWQKHAGLAMLCETIEECWDHEAEARLSAGCVEERVIQMQRQTNVIAPEEIVTVVTMVTNVDFPPKESSL
- the LOC118785500 gene encoding activin receptor type-2A isoform X1 is translated as MGAATKLAFAVFLISCSSGAILGRSETQECVYYNVSWEKDRTNRSGIEPCFGEKDKRRHCFATWKNISGSIEIVKQGCWLDDVNCYDSSECVEKKEDPDVFFCCCEGNMCNEKFFYSPDTQLVQTTSNPFPQKPQLFNTLLYSLVPIMGIAAIVLFSFWMYRHHKLAYPPVLVPTQHAFHIMIEDPGPTPPSPILGQKPLQLLEIKARGRFGCVWKAQLLNDYVAVKIFPIQDKQSWQNEYEIYSLSGMKHENILHFIGAEKRGTNMDVELWLITAYHEKGSLTDYLKANVVSWNELCHIAQTMARGLAYLHEDIPGLKDGHKPAIAHRDIKSKNVLLKSNLTACIADFGLALKFEAGKSAGDTHGQVGTRRYMAPEVLEGAINFQRDAFLRIDMYAVGLVLWELAARCTAADGPVDEHMLPFEEEVGQHPSLEDMQEVVVHKKLRPTLRECWQKHAGLAMLCETIEECWDHEAEARLSAGCVEERVIQMQRQTNVIAPEEIVTVVTMVTNVDFPPKESSL